Part of the Deltaproteobacteria bacterium genome, ATCATCCATGACCGATCCGCCAGCGGTCAGACCGTCTACGTCGAACCGGCCGCAACGGTGGAGATGAATAACCGCCTTTCCCGGCTGCTGTCGGAAGAGACGGCGGAGATCCGGAAGATTCTTCTTCGGATCACGGAAAAAGTCAGAGGAGCGGGGGAGGGCCTGGCCCGAAACGTTGCCGTACTGGCTCGTTTTGATCTCCATCAGGCGAAGGCCCTTTACGCAGAGACCATCAAGGGAGTCAATCCGAAACTTGTTGATTCCAAAATGATTGATTTTCAGCAGGCGAGACATCCCCTGCTGCTGCAACGCACAGCGCCGGACGGTCGGAAACCGGTGGTCCCGGTTGACCTTCGTCTCGGAGAAACGTGCACAACCCTGCTGATCACAGGTCCGAACACAGGCGGCAAAACCGTCGCGTTGAAAACCCTCGGACTGCTGGTCTTAATGGCCCAGGCGGGAATTCCGGTTCCCGTGGCGGAGGGAAGCCGCATGGGAGTCTTTCGGGAGGTCATGGCCGATATCGGAGACGCGCAGAGTATTCAGGAGGATCTGAGTACTTTTTCCTCCCATATTGAAAACATCGTCTCCATTCTAAAAGGAGCGGAAGAAGGGGCACTGGTCCTCCTCGATGAATTAGGGACCGGCACCGACCCCCGGGAAGGAGCAGCCCTGGGAATCGCCATTTTAGAGAAGTTGGAAAATTCGGGCTGCCTCACGGCGGCCACAACCCACTACGAAGAGGTTAAACAGTTTGCCTACACCCGCCGGGGGATGATGAACGCCTCGATGGCCTTTGACAGGGAGCACCTCCGGCCGACTTATACGCTGCTCTACGGCCATCTCGGGACCAGCCACGCCTTCGAGGTGTCGGAACGTCTTGGAATACCGCATGCCGTCCTGCGGCGTGCCCGGGAAGAAATCTCTGATTTCGACCGGAACCGGGATCACCTGATTGAAGAACTCGAAGGACGGATTGCGGAAACCCGGACGCAGGCAAAATCCCTGCTACAGAAAGAAAAACGGATAGAGATCCTGAAGAAAGAGATCGAAGAGGAAAAAGAGAAGACCCGGAAAGAGACCGAAAAGATCCTGGCGGAGGCCCGGGCAAAAGTTGACCGGACCCGGAAACAAGTACGAAAGATCCTGAAGGCCGCCGGGCGGCAAGCCGACCGCAGCCGTCTCGAAAAGGAATTGACTGAACTGCAGAAGGAACTCCCGGAAGAGGAGCAGGTCATCCGGACGAACCGGAATGCTCCCCTTCCGAATATCCCGGTGGGGTGTACCGTCGAAGTCATGGGGACCGGAAAGCAAGGGGTGATCTTAAACCGCCCGAACAGGAAAGGGCGCGTCCGAATCCTCTGCAACGGAATCCGGATGGAGGTTCCGGCGGCTCGCCTGCAGGAGATCTCCCCCGATACGCCTCTCCGGGGGGTCGTCGTAAAGCTCGATGCGGAAGAACACCAGGAGGTGGAAGTTCCCTCCCGGATTAATCTCCTCGGACTTCGGGTGGAAGAAGCGGTACGAAAGACGGTACATTACATTGATCAGGCCCATATGAATTGCATGCGTCATGTGGAGATCGTCCACGGCATCGGTACCGGTGCCCTGCGGAGGGCCGTGGCGGAAACCCTGGAGGCACACCCCCTGGTCATGCACTTTGAAAACAGCGGGGACAACCACGGCGGCGCCGGCGTCACCATGGTCCAACTGGTATCCTGAGGATCAAAACTATGCTCTTCCCCGAGGAATTCATCACGGAAATCCGGGAAGCGAACGATATCGTCGAGGTCATTTCCAACTACGTCTCCCTAAAAAAGGGGGGCGCCAACTACAAGGGACTCTGCCCTTTTCATTCGGAGAAGACCCCCTCCTTCATGGTCAGTCCTGCCAAGCAGATCTTTCACTGCTTCGGGTGCGGCGAGGGAGGCAACGTTATCCATTTCATGATGAAACAGGAAAAAATGCACTTTCCCGATGCCGTCACCGCCCTGGCGGAACGATGCGGAAAACCGCTGCCCACCCTGGAACGGGTCCCGGAAGATCCCGCACGAAAAGAAGCAAAGGCGAGACTGTATGAAATCAACCGGGCCGCATGCGAATTTTTCCGGCAGGCACGGCTCGGCAACCCGGCAGCCCTTCGTTATCTGAAGGACCGGGGAATCCTGGAAAAATCACTTTCGACCTTTGCCATAGGTTTTGCCCCCGATGCATGGGAGTCTTTGAACCGGCATCTGACCCGGCAGGGATTCAAGGCCCGGGAGCAGGAGCAGGCCGGACTGGTCCTGCAACGGCAGAAGGGAGACGGGGTCTATGATCGCTTCCGGAACCGGGTGATCTTCCCCATTGTCGATATCTACGACCGGCCCATCGGTTTCGGCGGGCGGGTCCTGGACGATTCCACACCGAAATATCTCAATTCACCGGAGACCCCGATCTTCGACAAGGGGGCAAACCTCTATGGTCTGAATCTGGCCTATGAGGCGATTCGCAAACAGGATTATGTCATCCTGGTGGAGGGGTATATGGACGTCATTACCGCCCACCAGGAGGGAATCTTAAACATCGTGGCCACCCTCGGGACGGCTCTGACGGAACGGCATCTCAGGAAACTGCGGCGTTATACACGCAACCTTGCCCTCTTCTTCGATTCCGATGCCGCCGGCCTTAAGGCCGCGGAACGGTCGTTCGACCTCTGCGTCCCGGCGGGGATAAAAGTAAAAGTCGTCACTCTCCCGGACGGGGAGGACCCAGACAGCTTCATCCGTGCGCGGGGGAAGGCGGGGTTCTCCGAGGCCATGGCCGGCGCACAGCCGATTATGGATTTCATGATGGAGCAGTCTACGGGCGGGAAAACCCCGGAGACCGTGGAGGAGAAAGTCGCTGTGACGGAAAAACTGGCACCCCTGCTTTCCCGGATTCCGGATGCTGTGGAACAGGAGCTTTATCTGAAAAAGGCAGCCTCCCTCCTCGGGGTAAAAGACTCGACCCTCTTACAAAAGATGCAAAGCGGCAGGAGGCGTCCTTCCCCAGGGAAACGTGCCGCGAAAAAACCGGAGGAGAAAAACAAAAAGAGGAGGATTCCCGTCTGGGAAAGGGATTTCGTCGGTTGGATGGTCGAACATCCGGAAGAGATCGGGAAACTTCGGGAAAGGATCGTACCGGGCCATTTTCTGGACCCCGGACTCCGAAAGGTTGTGGAGGCCATCCAAAAGCTGCCTGACTCGGCGTTGGACCGGGAAACCGTTTCGGCCCGAATCCAGCAGACGGACCCTCAACTGGCCGGTTCCCTGTCTCAATACTCTCTCGAAGAGCGGGACCTCCCCGACATACAGGGTCTGCTTGGCCGCCTTGAACTGGAACATCTCAGGAACCGCTTGACGCGACTTCAAGAGAAGTTGATCAATACTGAAAAGGGAAGTGAGGAGGAAACTCAATTCTTGCTGGAGAAAAATCAACTACGACTGCAGGTGGAAAACCTGACGTCCGAACTCGGAAGGGAAAAAAGAGCATGTCCATCAAATTAAAACGTATCCCGGAGATCAAATCGCTCATTGCGCAGGGGAAGGAAAAGGGCTTTATCACCTATGATGAGCTGAACGATTCCCTCCCGGAAGAGATGGTCAATTCGGAAAAGATCGATGAGCTGATCATACTGTTGGGCGACATGAACATTGAGGTCACGGACCCGGTACAGGAGGGAGGACAACCGGCCAAGTCGATCATCGATCACGAAGATGACGGCGTGAAAGAGGTCGATGTCAACTTTAAAGAAGGCGAGGAGGATCCACTCAAACATGACGATGAAGAACTTGCTCTTGACCTGACGCCCGGTGCGATCGGCAAGACCGACGACCCGGTCCGTCTCTATCTCAAGGAGATGGGAACCATTGCCCTGCTCGATCGCGAAGGAGAGGTCCGGATCGCCAAGAAGATCGAGGCCGGGCAGCAGAAGATTACAAATGTTCTTATGACCTCACCGGTCATCGTTCCGATGGTCCTCTCGCTCGGAAAGAGACTTCGCAAAGGCAAGATCTATATCCGGGATGTCGTTTGCGGAACGGATGAGGATTTCGATGAGTTTTCCTCCGGCACTTCGGACAGCGAGCTGAAGATGCAGACCCTGGCCCGGATCGACGAAATCCAGGAACTGATGGAATCTCTCGACTATCTGAGGCTCCGCATGGAGGACCCGAGGATCAAGAAAAAAGAGACCCGTGAGAAATACCGCCGCCGGATTGATGAGACGCAGAAAAAGATCTTTTCACTCATCTCCCAGCTCGACTTTCATCCCGACCGGATCGAGGCCTTCACCCTCCGGCTCAAGGCAATCGTCGATCGAATCAACTACCTCAACCGGGAAGTGCGGCTCTGTGAAAAAAACGCCCGCCTCTCCTCCGAGGATATACTGGCTTACTCGAATGCCCGGCGGAAAACTCCGCGCATGAAGAAGATCGAAAAGGCGGCCCGTGTGCAGCCACAGCGGATCAAACAGATCGGGCTTCGGTTGAAAAAAGCACGGAAGCAACTCCGGATGATCGAACAGACCTATCGGGTTCCTCCGGAACACTTCAGGAACTCCCAGAAAAAACTTCGAAGCGGTGAGGCCCAGGCTCAGGGGGCCAAGGCGGAGATGGTCGAGGCAAACCTTCGACTCGTTGTGAGTATCGCCAAGAAATATACGAACCGGGGACTGCAATTCCTCGACCTGATCCAGGAAGGGAACATCGGACTCATGAAGGCCGTAGACAAGTTCGAATACCGGCGGGGCTATAAATTCAGCACCTACGCCACATGGTGGATCCGGCAGGCGATCACCCGGGCGATTGCAGACCAGGCCCGCACCATCCGGATCCCCGTACACATGATCGAAACGATCAACAAACTGATCCGGACCTCACGCCTTCTGGTCCAGGAAATGGGGCGGGAACCGACCCCCGAGGAGATATCGAGAGAGATGGATCTCCCCCTGGAAAAGGTACGCAAGGTCCTGAAGATCGCCAAAGAGCCGATCTCTCTGGAGACTCCTGTGGGCGAGGAGGAAGACAGCCATTTAGGAGATTTTATCGAGGACAAGAAGATCATGTCTCCCACGGAGGCGGTGGTCAAAATTAATCTCCAGGAGACGGTCGTAAAGGTCCTCCAGACCCTCACGCCCCGAGAAGAGAAAGTCCTGCGCAAACGTTTCGGCATCGGCGAGGCCACCGACCATACCCTCGAAGAGGTCGGCCAGGAATTCAACGTCACCCGGGAGCGAATCCGGCAAATCGAGGCCAAGGCACTACGCAAGCTGCGTCACCCGACCCGCAGCCGGATCCTGAAGGCTTTTATCGAAGGGTAAAAACGACGGCAAAAAAACCTTGACATTTATACCGGCCTTTTCTATAATATATAGTTCTATTATGAACGGCCGGAAAAAGGACGAACGGGAAGAATGAAGAATGATAAAGTCGTAAAAAGTCCGTTCAACCCTTCGACACGCTCAGGGCGAACGGTGTAAGTCATTGATATTCCGTTCGTGGTGAGCCTGTCGAACCATGAACGGAATCCGAAAAACGACTTTTTACGACACCATCAAGAATAAAAAAGAGAGATCACCTGGGCCCATAGCTCAGTTGGTTAGAGCCACCGGCTCATAACCGGTTGGTCCCAGGTTCGAGTCCTGGTGGGCCCACCAAAGCGTGCAACAAAGGACTATGAAAAACAAATATCTTTTTCCAGGCAGAATCACAAAGATTACGCGTAAGCTGAAATGCACTTTAGAAATCTAAAGTGCATTTTTTTTGTCCCTTAAAGAACATGAAACTACAGCAGATCATCGACATTCTGGAGGAGATCGCCCCTCCACAGTACGCCGCATCGTGGGACAATTCCGGTCTTCAGGTCGGATCCCCGGAAGCGGAGGTCTCATCCATCCTCGTCGCCCTGGACATCACGGAAGGAGTCATCCGGGAAGGAGCCCGGAAAAAGACCGATCTCATCGTGACCCATCATCCCCTCTTTTTCCATCCCCTCTCCCGGCTGCAAACCAATACCGGCATCGGCAAGCTCCTCCCGCCTCTGCTGCAGGCGGGAATCTCCGTCTATGCGGCCCATACGAATCTCGATGTCGCTGCAGGCGGTGTCAACGACCAATTGGGACGGGCATTAAAAATTGCCCGCTGGAAGGAACTGCCGGGGGGAAGAACCTCCGAGGTGAAAGGCTTCGGAGGCATTGGGAAGCTGGAGGCCCCGCGGCGGATCACGGAAATCATCACCGACCTTAAAAAATCCCTGAAGATCCCCACCGTTCGTCTCGTAGGGTCCAAAGAGAAAACCGTGCAGAAGATCGCCTTCTGTTGCGGAAGCGGAGCCGATCTCTTCCCCGAGGTCTGCCGTGCGGCACCGGATCTTTTCATCACGGGGGATTTGAAATACCACGATGCCATGAATTTTCTCCTGGAGGGGATCCCTGCCCTGGACCTGGGTCACTTCGCTTCGGAAGCGGGTATCCGGAAACCTCTGGCGGAAAAGATTCGTCAAGCCATCTACAGGAAAGGGGAACACCTTACCGTGCAGGTATCCCGCACCGAACGTGACCCCTTTCAGTTCATCTAAAAAGGAGCCGATCATGACCTTACAAGAAGACCTGCAACAACTGATCCACCTTCAGGAGGTTGACAACCGCCTCGGTGAAATCAAAGAAAAACGGGCGGAAGTGAAACAGGCCATTTTGCATGTCCGTGAACCCTTAACGCAATTGGAAACGGAAAGAGACCGACAGATCGAAGAGGTCACAAAACTTCGGGAGGAAGCTCGGGGACTGGAGCTGGCCACGCAGGAATTTACCGAAAAGATCCGAAAATCGCAAGAAAAGCTTTCCCGGATTAAAACCCAGGAAGAATATTTTGCTCTGCAGAAAGAAATCGAGGGAATGGAACGAAAAAAGAAAGAGGATGAAGAGAAACTCCTCGCAAACATGGAACTCCTGGAGTCCTCACAGAATCAAAGGGACGAACTGGCCACACAGTGTCAGGAGGAAGAAGCAAATTTCCGGAAGAAACAGGAAGAGATGCTGGCCGATTCAACCCTCTTCGACAGCCGGGAGAAGGAACTCAACGCCCGGCGGGATGAGATTCTCCGGACGATTGATCGCCGCCATCTGGCATATTACAGTAAAATTTTCCAGCACAAAAGCGGCCCGGCCGTCGTACAGATCATCGACGGCAACTGCCAGGGATGTCACATGACCCTGCCCCCCCAGCTTTTTAACAATGTCCGGAAGGGAACCTCGATTATTACCTGTTCCTTCTGCAACCGTATCCTCTACGTCGAGAATCAGGTATGTCAAAGCGAATCCTGATCCATACCGACGGGGCGGCGAAAGGCAACCCCGGTCCGGCAGGCATCGGATGCATCGCCTGTGCAGAGGATGGAACAGTCCTCTTTGAACACTGCCGGTATATCGGAGAGACCACCAACAATGTTGCGGAATACAAAGCGCTCATTGACGGACTGACCCGGGCGCTGGAAGAAGGCGCTTCCGAGGTCCGGGTCGCATCCGACTCCGAGCTCATGGTCCGGCAACTCCACGGGATCTACCGGGTCAAGCAGCCCCATCTCCGGAAACTCTTCGACGAAGTCACCAGGCTCAGCCGTCGCTTCGACCACTTCGAGATCGCGCACATCCCGAGGGAAGAAAACCGCGAGGCCGACGCCTTGGCAAACCGGGCGATCCGGCAGCATAATCCGGCAAGACAGAATTCATAAACCTTCAAAAACTTTGGATTTCATGTGGTTCGACCGGTTCACTATGCTCGGAAAGTTTAATGGACCGTTCGTGGTGAGCCTGTCGAACCATGAACGGAACCCGAAAAATGACTTTTTACGAGACCATCAACCTTTGTGCTCTGCTTTTCCCCGTGACACCCCGTGTTCCCCGTGGTTAAATGCTTTTCGTTTCTTGCTTTGATTTTGACCTTGATTTTGCCTTTGCCATGAACGCTTTTCTTCGCTACAATAGGGCCGTCCCAAGCAGATCGGGTAATCGCTCCGGTTTTCCGGAGAGGAAAGTCCGGGCACCACAGGGCAGGATGCTTCCTAACGGGAAGTCCCGGTGACGGGCAGGAAAGTGCCACAGAAAAGACACAGCCCCGGGAATCCCGGGGTAAAGGTGAAATGGCGGGGTAAGAGCCCACCAGTGTCCGGGTGACCGGGCAGCTCGGCAAACCCCATCCGGTGCAAGGCCAAATAGGGAGGCGTTTGAGGACGGCCCGTCCGAAGCCTCCGGGTCAGGTCGCTTGACCCCGGCGGTGACGTCGGGGCTAGATGAATGATTACCGTCCCGTCGCAGACGGGATACAGAACCCGGCTTATAGGTCTGCTTGGGACGCTTTTCTTTTCCGAAGGAAAAGAAAAAATGGAGCAATCGTCTGTTCTGCAGGCAATGAGGAACCCCGGCTTCTACCCGGAAGCAACCCGAAAGGTGGAACTCCGGGAGACCCATATCTCTACCCTCTTTCTCACCGACCGATTCGTCTACAAAGTCAAGAAACCGGTTGACTTCGGATTCCTCGACTACACCACACTGAATGCCCGTCGTTTCTTCTGCGAACAGGAATTGCGCCTGAACCGACGCCTCGCAAATGATGTCTATCTACAGATCCTTCCGGTCCGCCGGCAGGGTGACCGGATCACCCTTACGGGAGAAGAGGGAGAGGTGATTGAGTACGTCCTCAAAATGCGCCGCCTCCCGGCAGACAGGATGCTCGACACCCTTCTGATGGAAGGGAGCGTCGATCGTGAAATGATCCGCCGGATCGCCCTTCACCTGATCGGTTTTCACAGCCGGGCCGAGAGCACGCCGGAGATCTCCATCTATGGATCCCCCAGGCGCATCCGTAAGAATATCGAAGAAAACTTTGAACAGACCCGGTCCTTTATCGGTGAAACCATAGAGAAAAACGTCTTCGAACGGATCCGAAACGATAGCCGGGCCTTCCTGGATGGAAACCGTTCTCTCCTTGAAAAACGTGTTACCGAAAAGAAGATCCGCGACTGTCACGGCGACCTGCGCCCGGAACATATTTGCGTGCAAGAACCGATCG contains:
- a CDS encoding endonuclease MutS2, with translation MDSKTLRTLEFDRIQEILKRYAASSPGISEIEHLRIGHQPESIRQSLACVREMRFLLQNRGRLSLQGNEEIRPCLQSIRVEGASLKTDDLVLLRKVIRTGQVVKDTLDGEKETCPLLHREARRLESFRGLGEIIDRTIDERGRLRDSASPDLQRIRRRMQTLRQSVRTRLEEILSSASLGPMVQEKLVTIRNGRYVIPLKPDFSGKLSGIIHDRSASGQTVYVEPAATVEMNNRLSRLLSEETAEIRKILLRITEKVRGAGEGLARNVAVLARFDLHQAKALYAETIKGVNPKLVDSKMIDFQQARHPLLLQRTAPDGRKPVVPVDLRLGETCTTLLITGPNTGGKTVALKTLGLLVLMAQAGIPVPVAEGSRMGVFREVMADIGDAQSIQEDLSTFSSHIENIVSILKGAEEGALVLLDELGTGTDPREGAALGIAILEKLENSGCLTAATTHYEEVKQFAYTRRGMMNASMAFDREHLRPTYTLLYGHLGTSHAFEVSERLGIPHAVLRRAREEISDFDRNRDHLIEELEGRIAETRTQAKSLLQKEKRIEILKKEIEEEKEKTRKETEKILAEARAKVDRTRKQVRKILKAAGRQADRSRLEKELTELQKELPEEEQVIRTNRNAPLPNIPVGCTVEVMGTGKQGVILNRPNRKGRVRILCNGIRMEVPAARLQEISPDTPLRGVVVKLDAEEHQEVEVPSRINLLGLRVEEAVRKTVHYIDQAHMNCMRHVEIVHGIGTGALRRAVAETLEAHPLVMHFENSGDNHGGAGVTMVQLVS
- a CDS encoding DNA primase, with amino-acid sequence MLFPEEFITEIREANDIVEVISNYVSLKKGGANYKGLCPFHSEKTPSFMVSPAKQIFHCFGCGEGGNVIHFMMKQEKMHFPDAVTALAERCGKPLPTLERVPEDPARKEAKARLYEINRAACEFFRQARLGNPAALRYLKDRGILEKSLSTFAIGFAPDAWESLNRHLTRQGFKAREQEQAGLVLQRQKGDGVYDRFRNRVIFPIVDIYDRPIGFGGRVLDDSTPKYLNSPETPIFDKGANLYGLNLAYEAIRKQDYVILVEGYMDVITAHQEGILNIVATLGTALTERHLRKLRRYTRNLALFFDSDAAGLKAAERSFDLCVPAGIKVKVVTLPDGEDPDSFIRARGKAGFSEAMAGAQPIMDFMMEQSTGGKTPETVEEKVAVTEKLAPLLSRIPDAVEQELYLKKAASLLGVKDSTLLQKMQSGRRRPSPGKRAAKKPEEKNKKRRIPVWERDFVGWMVEHPEEIGKLRERIVPGHFLDPGLRKVVEAIQKLPDSALDRETVSARIQQTDPQLAGSLSQYSLEERDLPDIQGLLGRLELEHLRNRLTRLQEKLINTEKGSEEETQFLLEKNQLRLQVENLTSELGREKRACPSN
- the rpoD gene encoding RNA polymerase sigma factor RpoD — encoded protein: MSIKLKRIPEIKSLIAQGKEKGFITYDELNDSLPEEMVNSEKIDELIILLGDMNIEVTDPVQEGGQPAKSIIDHEDDGVKEVDVNFKEGEEDPLKHDDEELALDLTPGAIGKTDDPVRLYLKEMGTIALLDREGEVRIAKKIEAGQQKITNVLMTSPVIVPMVLSLGKRLRKGKIYIRDVVCGTDEDFDEFSSGTSDSELKMQTLARIDEIQELMESLDYLRLRMEDPRIKKKETREKYRRRIDETQKKIFSLISQLDFHPDRIEAFTLRLKAIVDRINYLNREVRLCEKNARLSSEDILAYSNARRKTPRMKKIEKAARVQPQRIKQIGLRLKKARKQLRMIEQTYRVPPEHFRNSQKKLRSGEAQAQGAKAEMVEANLRLVVSIAKKYTNRGLQFLDLIQEGNIGLMKAVDKFEYRRGYKFSTYATWWIRQAITRAIADQARTIRIPVHMIETINKLIRTSRLLVQEMGREPTPEEISREMDLPLEKVRKVLKIAKEPISLETPVGEEEDSHLGDFIEDKKIMSPTEAVVKINLQETVVKVLQTLTPREEKVLRKRFGIGEATDHTLEEVGQEFNVTRERIRQIEAKALRKLRHPTRSRILKAFIEG
- a CDS encoding Nif3-like dinuclear metal center hexameric protein → MKLQQIIDILEEIAPPQYAASWDNSGLQVGSPEAEVSSILVALDITEGVIREGARKKTDLIVTHHPLFFHPLSRLQTNTGIGKLLPPLLQAGISVYAAHTNLDVAAGGVNDQLGRALKIARWKELPGGRTSEVKGFGGIGKLEAPRRITEIITDLKKSLKIPTVRLVGSKEKTVQKIAFCCGSGADLFPEVCRAAPDLFITGDLKYHDAMNFLLEGIPALDLGHFASEAGIRKPLAEKIRQAIYRKGEHLTVQVSRTERDPFQFI
- a CDS encoding ribonuclease HI family protein, with product MSKRILIHTDGAAKGNPGPAGIGCIACAEDGTVLFEHCRYIGETTNNVAEYKALIDGLTRALEEGASEVRVASDSELMVRQLHGIYRVKQPHLRKLFDEVTRLSRRFDHFEIAHIPREENREADALANRAIRQHNPARQNS